The region tcaatttccttttccagccacttattgctacttgtcccaacatttttgggatttgttgacactgaaatttgaatcaagatatttttcctttaaaatgttacatttactcagattaaacttttgatctgtcgtctatgttctattacgaataaaatattgacatttgccatctccacatcattgcattcagtttttattcacaatttgtttagtgtgccaacttttttggaatccggtttgtacaaaaCAGAAATGCCTACTGCTTTTGTATTAGACGTGTATTTTTGCCAGCAATGGCGCATGTAAAAGTTGAAAACATTTGACCAGTAGGATACTGAGCTCAGCACAACCAAATACACATCTACAATGCACATGCCATTACTGTGCAGCAATCTGTACACAATATTTTTCATACCATATCCTAATACCGAATACCAACATTTTTCATACTATATCCTACACACTTCggattttttactttattttcttagtttttataaacatttggCATTAAGCAGTTTGCAAATCAAATGGTTATTCTAAAGCATCTATTTTCCGCCCGAGCGTCGGTTTGTCTGTAGTTAACCAAAGATTGTAAACATTTGCATGTGAATACACATGTGAATGTATGTTTCTGTCTTTGTCAAATGCCATTTCAGTGCACAACAACTAAAACGATGTATATAAGAATGTTTTTAatccaaaaaatgttattttagatAACTATTATCTGAACCACTGTTTGCATATGTAATGtcaaaaaaaagaataaaggatATTTTGTAGCCAAAGGATTGTTCTTTCCACATTACAATAGCACAACAAGCCTTGACAAAACCCCGAATGATACCTCTGAAGATTTAGACTAATTTCCAGACACAATAAACAAAGCAAGTGCACAAACAACAGCAATGTGCAGCAATGtgcaaaaatgttttatgtgttttaggGTGGTAAAGCCCTGCTTCCTATCACAATGGTGAAATAATCTGCTAATAGTGTGTTCTTTTATTATAAACCATATCACAATAAACCACTCTAAATGACTGTTTTATGTCAGTGAatgaacaaaacagaaaaacagtggAATTCCCCATCTATAGCTGATGTTAACATTTCTGAAGTGCTTATACTtgccaaaacacttttttttgtaaacCTCTTTTGTAAATCTCAAGCTACAGAGAAATGGCTACTACAGTTCACAATCACCAGTCACtgtgtttctgttctttttcaCCAGACTTAAAATTAGTGTACAGTATCACTGTAagaacatttcattcattcattatctgtaacccatgcggacacagggagaacacaccacactcctcacagtcacctggaggaaacccacacggccacagggagaacacaccacactcctcacagtcacctggaggaaacccacacggccacagggagaacacaccacactcctcacagtcacctggaggaaacccacacggccacagggagaacacaccacactcctcacagtcacctggaggaaacccacacggacacaaggagaacaaaccacactcctcacagtcacccggaggaaacccacacagacacagggagaacacaccacactccccacagacagtcacctggaggaaacccacgcggacacagggagaacacaccacactcctcacagacagtcacccagaggaaacccacacagacacagggagaacacaccagactcctcacagacagtcaccaggaggaaacccacgcagacacagggagaacacaccacactccccacagacagtcacctggaggaaacccacgcggacacagggagaacacaccacactcctcacagacagtcacccggaggaaacccacgcagacacagggagaacacaccacactcctcacagacagtcacccggaggaaacccacgcagacacagggagaacataccacactcctcacagacagtcacccagagcaggaatcgagtgtcgactgcaacactacctgctgcgccaccgtgccaccccagaatatttcatgttaaattctgacaCTTCTTGTCCTTTCATCAACTCCATGAAAAAAGTGTGCTCAAAGTAAACcaataaatagataaaataataaaatctaaaaattTCCTTAACTCCCTGAACACATGAAGTGACTCTAATATTGTTGTCAATTTAAAAGTCTAACCCTGTCTCCAACGTTACAGATTGAGAGTAAAATGTCCTAAAAAAAAATACGTTGTGAAAGGCATTCGTTTATTTTTGAGGAACATTGTTTGTGCATTTGCTAatttaaatagttaaaaaaaaactcatttaCACATGAATTTTTTTGCCAAATGCTCTCATGAAAATTTTACCTTAAGCGTTGCCTCAGTCAGTAAATTACACAGATTAATACACCGTTGCTGTTACGACATTCTTAAACTTTATTGGTCTTTCATGGTAGAAttgtgtgagtgggtgtagCCCCGCCCATCTGCGTCTTGTGACTAAATCGTGCAATGTCATTGCCTGTGAGTGTTGCAGGCTGAGAATCCTGTAGAGGGGCACAGGAGAGTTCCAGCCAAAGCAAcgagaagagggagagaaatcaGAAGGAGGAGCAGTGCAGATAACCCGCTGGGCTTAGCGAAGTGAgggaatttatttattaacaatacaAAAGCAAAAGCATCATGGATCCCAACAAGACACCCTCTGCCCCTCCTTCAGGCTGGAATCCAGAACAGAAATCAGGCATGGATCATCAGCCTCCACCGTACCAGGACTACAACACTGGTTATAACCCACCTCAAGCAGGATACCCCAACCCTCAGGGTCAGCCTCCATATGGTCAGCCCTACCAGGGTCAGTACATGGGTCCTTATCCTGGCCAGCCTGCTGTCACCGTGCAGCCCACCGTCTATGTGGCTGCTGGACCGTTGGCTCAACCCCTGCCTGATTACCTGGGCTACTCCATCTTCACCATGCTGTGCTGTTGCTTACCACTGGGTATTGCTGCTCTCATCTTCTCCATTAATGTAAGTATTCATTTATAGGGACTGTAAAGTCAGTTTTCACTTtccagaatttaaaaaaaataaacaaggaacCAACGCTATATTAATtcacattaatattattttatttgtaaaaatgtagatgtatatttttagaaacggttattttttttatcgatTGATAGAGTATTGCCACTCTAATTATGACGCAGTCATTTATTTCCGTGAGGTCATTTCCAAGTTGGTGGCTTTGAAAATTATTGTTAAAGCTCAGTTTCCTGAAGTAAGACTGTAGTTTAtggaatttaattttattgaaaTATACTGAAAATTGAATATGGTCCAagtggtgttttattttttttctttgccaaAAACATCAACTTTTTTATTGAGCTCAACCACAAGGGGGCGTTTGTGAAAATACTAATTACCGAAAATGTATTACATTACAAAGCTGTATGTTCCACaaaatttttgtttgtttgtttgtttgtttgttttaaaggccCAACTAAGTGGCAAAACGCGTAGAAAAATATTATTGTACATTCACTAACAAAATTGTGGAGGTAGTTAGCATAACTGTTAACTGAATGTTTTTAGCTTTGAACATTTGAAATAAACTCATTGTTATTGGCTTATTCTCAGTCATAAACCAACTACAGCAGAAATTTACCACTTCCTAACATTTGCAGTTGATTCAGTATTCTTTATAAAAAAGCTAAACTGTTCACAACAttgtgtggttttgttttttaatgtttaatatattttagcgtgtatataaatatagtcTAGTATTATAACAAGTAACATTAGTGACTATTAATAATAtctttattatataaattaatgtTGAATATCTTTATACCAAATAATATTCTCATGTCAGTACTTCCCTTAGCTGGAAAGATATTTGAAACCTAAGAAGTATTCCCAAGCTCTCTTCAGTAGAAACTGAAAGTCTGTCAGTGTTATCATGTTTGTTGATGCAGTGCATTAAAGCCCTTCATTGTTTGAGGAGCAGGGAAAagggagggtttttttttagttccCTAAATGGCCGCTTGTCCTTTGACAGCCGGTGTTGACATCATGTTGGTCATTTATTAGCAGCCAGTATGTCCCCTTCTCTTCTCTGGCATACAACAATGTAGAGTTTTCTCTTCAGGTAAAGCAAAATACATCTCAGTCCAGAGGTCTGTACGGTCTGTGACGACCCAATCAGCACTGCTTCTGGCTGATTTGTTTAAGACTAATGAACAAATTAAGAATTATGGAGAATTATTTATTTGACCTGCTTCTAAGCACTCACAGGCTAGACTAGAAAAGGCAGCAAtaataactataaataaataaataaataaaaaatgtaggaTGCCCACAGCAAATTCCTTTAAAACTATACAGTTGAGTCATTAACCTGGCAGTCCAACAAGTTTAACATGCTCTTTGTCGAGTTAAGTAGTTAGTTACCTCCATTTGatgtataatttttatttaatttaactaaCTCCCATAGGCTATATATggaaaataaactgtaaaaccaGCTTACTTTGaaccttttatttatatatatatatatatatatatatatatatatatatatataggatatGGAATGTTATTTTTCACCAACTCATATTTCCAGATTTTTCTTTTACCATGTCACGCTTCTGTATTTGTACTGAGGCAGCACTAGTGAATATTATTCTATGACTGAATCATCTCCACCTCAAGGCATATGAGTAAGTTTGAGTTTGCCGGCTGTTCATTGTTTTACCAACgctgttttcatatttattcaaCCAGAATGAACAACTgctcataaatatttatttacgcTGTAACATCCGCATCATTCATTTACTGCTATTAACTAAGAGTTCATCCAGTCTCTCTTAATTAACCCGCTTCCTCAATTAGATATGGGatattaaattatgtttattatgATCATCATTCAGTTTTGTGTAATGAGAACATAATCTAAACCAGATCAGCTGTTTGCTTCAGGGCGAGAGTTCAGATAGGGTAGCGGAGTTCAAGGCTAcgggagtggggggggggtctcaCCATAATGTATTCTATTTGGCGATATACCGATGATTTAGGTAGATTTAGAGGGGAAGGATCTCAgctgaatgaatggaaaatcaAGCAGATATATTGCAGTTCATCAGCCCAAGGTCTTTATAAATGACGTTGAGCCATCATTCATCCTGTTGACAAAATATACATTACTAATGCAGATTTTTGTCATTGTTTTCCATGTTTAACTAAGACTTCAACTTACAGCATTGCCTAATGAATTGGCCTCCACCCACACATTTAGAACCGGTTCAGTAGTTATGCCTGACATATGCTCATATGTCAACGTAACTCAAAGAAAAGCTTGGGTGATTTAGTGGTCAAACACCATCAGGTAATATTTGAGCAACAAGCAGTTCAGCCACCTGTAAACAGCTGAAATGAAGTGTTAAATTACTGTGACTTATGGACATTACATGCCATGTTACCTTAAGTGATTACCTCTCACATGTTTTTTAAgttggtggcacggtggtgcagcaggtagtgtcgcattcacacagctccagggacctggaggttgtgggttcgagtcccgctccgggtgactgtctgtgtggtgtgttctccctgtgtctgcgtgggtttcctccgggtgctccggtttcctcccacagtccaaaaacacacgttggtaggtgggttggtgactcaaaagtgtccgtaggtgtgagtgtctgtgttgccctgtgaaggactggcgcccccttcaggatgtattcccgccttgtgcccaatgatttcaggtaggctctggacccaccgtgaccctgaactgtataagcgcttacagataatgaatgaatgaatgtttttttaagtgGAATGTAGTGGTGTAGAACACTTTTAACAACTCTATGTAATTCAcaatgtaataattaataaaagaaattgGTTATTATAAGcagttttattcatatgaacGTCTAAGGGTTGGCGCTCATGCTCAAACCCAAAGGGAACCCTATCAGAAAGCCATATATTTTCTgtgaattcattaatttatgctCATTTTTCTTTAACAGCATTATTATGATAATATTTAAACCttttaataaatgattataattatattttttgagaTTTGGTTAGAAACAACGGATTTAAAATCTTGAAACGCCAAAAGGAAAATAGTCCAGATAGAATTATTTTATGTGTTTCTAAGTAGATACAATCAAGGTTAGCTCTCCTATTGGTTAGGCCTTCAGGAGCTGGACAGGAGGCAGTGTTAAATGCAGTAACTTCGAGCTTGAGAGTGGTATTAACCAAATCTGTTTGCTGTACAAAGTCTGGAACCATTTTTGTGGGAAATATCCTGGATGCTATATTCTGTTTAATAATTGTAGTTTTGTTTAATTCCTAAAGCACTAGAGCTATGGGTGGGGTATGAACTGAGATTCTGGAAAAAGTTGATATACAGACTTTCGCTCTTAGACCTTCACTGATAAAGTGGtactgaggtcaggttctgGTCAGTTTATTTCCAGTGACTCATGCCATATGGCTGACTCTCCATTATTTCTCTACAGCGGCACTCCCCCATTACAATCCTTGTGTAAGCAAAGCAAGCCTTTAGGGTCCAGTTATGACATGTTCAGATGGTAGCATATACATGTATGACTTCATTTCACTTACAGTAGCATCACAATGGTAAAATAAGATCTTCAACCACAATTTAAGTGAGGTAATGTGCCTGAACTTACAGGAACCAACGTTCAACGGTTCAACCCTTTTGGCTCACTTCAGAGCTGTGTAAATAACAGTAAATTAGATTCCTAAGCCCTTGAGGCATGCAGAGGATGTTTGAGCTTCTGCATTTTTCAGTGATATTTCCACATCAAGGGCAGGGACTTGAGCAATTGGGGAAGTTTTGGAGTCAAATTATTGTTAGGAAAGAgcattagggtttttttttttggtcattcaATATTTTTTAGTTTAATTCCCTTCATTAAATCAGTCAGGGCATATAAATGCAGAACTCCACTGAAAACAGTATGGAAACTAACATATAAACCTCCTTTCTctgaaaagttgggacactctttaaaaatgcaataaaaataaaaactgtagtTTGTTAAATGACAAACATAATAATGTGAGTAGCCAATTCGACTCGTTATTTAAGCACAGTAACATTACACACTACAGttacaatgtatttatttcagcaTCAGA is a window of Hoplias malabaricus isolate fHopMal1 chromosome 1, fHopMal1.hap1, whole genome shotgun sequence DNA encoding:
- the LOC136667902 gene encoding dispanin subfamily A member 2b-like encodes the protein MDPNKTPSAPPSGWNPEQKSGMDHQPPPYQDYNTGYNPPQAGYPNPQGQPPYGQPYQGQYMGPYPGQPAVTVQPTVYVAAGPLAQPLPDYLGYSIFTMLCCCLPLGIAALIFSINTRDANHTGNRPLAEKNSRLSLILNNTALGLGIVFIIVYIVLVVTASLSSR